A DNA window from Bdellovibrio sp. BCCA contains the following coding sequences:
- a CDS encoding DUF883 family protein: METTPNDFKNSIGNIKENVKKGVKQELQSSGWEDRYHAVQDKAREAMDVSEDFVKAHPYYTILGAATVGFVAGMLIRRNQ; this comes from the coding sequence ATGGAAACGACACCCAACGATTTCAAAAACAGCATTGGCAATATCAAAGAGAACGTCAAAAAAGGCGTGAAGCAGGAACTTCAGAGCAGCGGTTGGGAAGATCGCTACCATGCTGTTCAGGACAAAGCTCGCGAAGCTATGGATGTATCCGAAGATTTTGTAAAAGCTCATCCTTATTACACAATTCTTGGAGCAGCCACTGTCGGCTTTGTTGCTGGCATGTTAATCCGTCGCAACCAATAA
- a CDS encoding NAD(P)H-dependent oxidoreductase — protein MKKALVLFAHPFSKKSRVNRTIMDSLRGLDNVHVHDLYEEYPYFHIKVDREQELLLEHDLVVWQHPFYWFSMPPLLKLWCDEVLRRDFAYGPDGSRLQGKDFLLSLTTGGLADPGNSQLNIEPFLAPYQQTVKVCGMNWQTPLVMHSTGNATHEEILMHSEKVRQTLLMYCGCP, from the coding sequence ATGAAAAAAGCTTTGGTTCTTTTTGCGCATCCGTTTTCAAAAAAATCTCGAGTCAATCGCACGATCATGGATTCTTTGCGAGGTCTTGATAACGTGCATGTACACGATCTTTACGAAGAGTATCCGTACTTTCATATCAAAGTTGATCGCGAACAAGAGCTGCTCCTGGAACACGATCTTGTAGTGTGGCAGCATCCTTTTTATTGGTTCAGCATGCCGCCGTTACTCAAACTTTGGTGTGATGAAGTTTTGCGCCGGGATTTCGCCTATGGCCCGGATGGTTCTCGTTTGCAGGGAAAAGATTTTCTTTTGTCTTTGACGACCGGAGGCTTGGCTGATCCGGGCAATTCACAATTAAACATTGAACCTTTTCTTGCACCTTATCAGCAAACCGTCAAAGTGTGCGGCATGAATTGGCAAACGCCTTTGGTAATGCATTCGACAGGAAACGCGACTCACGAAGAAATTCTTATGCATTCTGAAAAAGTTCGACAAACCTTATTGATGTACTGTGGGTGTCCTTAA
- the kefC gene encoding glutathione-regulated potassium-efflux system protein KefC — protein MEASGLYYILIFLVAALICVPICKRLGFGSVLGYLLAGLIIGPFGLGLIKRVEDIMHLSEFGVVLLMFIIGLELEPKKLWEMRISIFGLGGLQVLVGSVVIGFGAYLLFPLSASASALIGMAFALSSTAIGLQLLGERRLMTTTSGRSAFSILLFQDIAVIPMIAILPLMATTAKITETQEGSPLLGVLRVIGVLLLMVIGGRLLLRPLLRWVAAQHLREIFTAFALFLVVGMSFVMQQLGVSMALGAFMAGVLLADSEYRHALETDIEPFKGLLMGLFFISVGMSVNLYKVLQSPGIFIGLVLLVFAVKTIIHAILGTVFKIPSKQLPFFALLLSQVGEFAFVLLGAAQGFKILDVDLVGTLVAIVALSMLMTPLVVLFYDKILLQFLKRKEDMEDDKIENDKIENENNPVIIAGFGRFGQIIGRLLYANRIKATVLDHEPSQIEMLRRFGFKVYYGDATRMDLLESAGAHQAQILIVAIDNVDDSLKLVDLAKETFPHLKIYARARNVNHMYLLMDRKVEVIERETFESSLRMGSSVLRALGWPAYQSVVAANIFRDHNLEMIKDLHQRRDNPDEMIAKTKQARDDLEKMFQKENHYLELSDQTWGGD, from the coding sequence ATGGAAGCAAGCGGGCTTTATTATATTCTGATTTTTCTTGTGGCCGCTTTGATTTGCGTGCCGATCTGCAAGCGCCTTGGTTTTGGTTCTGTTTTGGGATATCTCTTAGCTGGACTTATCATCGGTCCTTTTGGTTTGGGACTCATCAAACGAGTCGAAGACATCATGCACCTTTCCGAATTTGGTGTCGTGCTTTTGATGTTCATTATCGGTTTGGAATTAGAACCTAAAAAACTTTGGGAGATGCGCATTTCAATTTTTGGATTGGGCGGATTGCAAGTTTTGGTGGGCAGTGTGGTGATAGGTTTTGGAGCTTACCTTCTTTTTCCACTCTCAGCTTCGGCATCAGCTTTGATCGGAATGGCCTTCGCACTTTCGTCAACGGCCATTGGCTTGCAGCTTTTAGGAGAACGCCGATTGATGACGACGACTTCCGGGAGATCTGCCTTTTCCATTTTGCTTTTCCAAGACATCGCTGTCATCCCAATGATCGCGATCCTGCCTTTGATGGCGACGACAGCGAAGATCACCGAAACTCAAGAGGGAAGCCCGCTGTTGGGAGTTTTGCGTGTCATAGGCGTTTTGCTTTTAATGGTTATCGGAGGCCGACTTTTACTGCGTCCTCTTTTGCGCTGGGTTGCAGCTCAACACCTGCGGGAAATTTTCACGGCCTTTGCACTGTTCTTGGTTGTGGGCATGTCGTTTGTGATGCAGCAACTGGGTGTTTCCATGGCTTTAGGAGCCTTTATGGCGGGTGTCCTATTAGCTGACAGCGAATATCGCCACGCTCTAGAGACAGACATCGAACCTTTTAAAGGTTTGCTGATGGGATTGTTTTTTATCTCCGTCGGTATGTCGGTGAATCTTTATAAAGTTTTGCAAAGCCCCGGAATTTTCATCGGTTTGGTGCTTTTGGTATTTGCTGTAAAGACAATCATTCATGCGATCCTAGGAACCGTTTTTAAAATTCCATCCAAACAACTTCCTTTTTTTGCACTTCTTCTTTCGCAAGTCGGGGAGTTTGCATTCGTCTTATTGGGAGCTGCGCAGGGATTCAAAATCCTGGATGTCGATTTGGTGGGAACTTTGGTAGCGATCGTCGCTTTGTCTATGTTGATGACGCCTTTAGTGGTGCTCTTCTATGACAAAATTTTGCTGCAGTTTCTTAAAAGAAAAGAAGACATGGAAGACGACAAGATTGAAAACGACAAGATTGAAAACGAAAACAATCCTGTGATCATCGCGGGCTTTGGTCGTTTTGGTCAGATCATCGGTCGCCTCCTTTATGCCAATCGTATTAAAGCGACGGTTCTTGACCATGAACCCAGTCAAATTGAAATGCTTCGCCGTTTTGGTTTTAAAGTTTATTATGGTGATGCGACTCGCATGGACCTATTGGAATCAGCGGGCGCTCATCAAGCGCAAATTTTAATCGTCGCCATTGATAACGTGGATGACAGTCTTAAGCTCGTGGATCTAGCTAAAGAAACATTTCCGCATTTAAAAATTTATGCCCGCGCTCGCAACGTCAATCATATGTATTTGTTGATGGATCGGAAGGTGGAGGTGATCGAGCGTGAGACATTTGAGTCTTCCTTGCGTATGGGCTCTTCCGTCTTGCGCGCTTTAGGGTGGCCCGCCTACCAAAGCGTTGTGGCTGCGAATATCTTTCGCGATCACAACTTGGAAATGATCAAGGACCTGCACCAAAGAAGAGACAATCCGGACGAAATGATCGCGAAAACGAAACAAGCCCGCGATGATCTTGAAAAAATGTTCCAAAAGGAAAATCATTATCTAGAGCTTTCAGATCAAACTTGGGGCGGCGATTGA
- a CDS encoding Ppx/GppA phosphatase family protein: protein MMKYVLILSAIVFLGEASFAGNCQEKQGALDFGSGTTKAFAALVDVCKKQIIEVIYEERLPIALNEALEKSPNNEIPVPVISEALPRYQGLVKKMKELEVGKIYAVATSVFRVATNGKDIAQKISTELKIPVNIISQEREAELGFWSALAQKKVSTNDSIVVWDIGGGSMQMYSREHGKVHIYQGNLASVTFKNKILEVLQFKNPKEVSSPNPIGRQREAALQLAKNHAYLNVPTFFKEKAPHARWIGVGGVLSMSVQKQTKKNSSEFAIEELDEALKQRVFLQDSQIESDYRVSDISNLALVLGYMQALKIPKVETAQASLGQGLIYSALHAK, encoded by the coding sequence ATGATGAAATATGTTTTAATACTGAGCGCAATTGTTTTTCTTGGAGAGGCCAGCTTCGCCGGTAACTGCCAGGAAAAACAGGGTGCTTTGGATTTTGGATCCGGAACAACGAAAGCTTTTGCGGCTCTTGTCGATGTCTGTAAAAAACAAATTATTGAAGTGATCTATGAAGAGCGTCTTCCTATTGCTTTGAATGAAGCTTTAGAGAAATCTCCGAACAATGAAATTCCGGTGCCTGTTATTAGCGAAGCTCTGCCTCGTTATCAGGGCCTTGTCAAAAAAATGAAAGAATTGGAAGTAGGGAAGATTTATGCGGTGGCGACATCCGTTTTTAGAGTCGCTACAAATGGCAAAGACATCGCTCAGAAGATTTCTACTGAACTCAAAATTCCCGTCAATATCATTTCTCAAGAGCGGGAAGCGGAGTTGGGTTTTTGGTCGGCTCTAGCACAAAAAAAGGTTTCTACAAATGATTCCATTGTGGTTTGGGATATCGGCGGAGGCTCCATGCAAATGTATTCCCGAGAACATGGAAAAGTGCATATTTATCAGGGAAACCTTGCTTCGGTGACGTTCAAAAATAAAATTCTTGAAGTTTTGCAGTTTAAAAATCCCAAAGAAGTCTCTTCGCCCAATCCTATCGGTCGCCAGCGAGAAGCCGCTTTGCAGTTGGCAAAAAATCATGCGTATTTAAATGTTCCTACTTTCTTTAAAGAAAAAGCACCTCATGCACGCTGGATTGGTGTGGGTGGGGTTCTTTCGATGTCTGTGCAAAAACAAACGAAGAAAAACTCCTCTGAATTTGCGATAGAGGAGCTTGATGAAGCTTTAAAGCAACGGGTCTTTTTGCAGGATTCGCAAATTGAAAGTGACTACCGAGTTTCAGATATTTCAAATCTCGCCTTGGTTTTGGGATATATGCAGGCGCTAAAAATCCCTAAAGTCGAAACAGCCCAAGCTTCACTTGGACAAGGGCTGATTTACTCGGCTCTTCACGCCAAATAA
- a CDS encoding baeRF3 domain-containing protein, translating into MIEKLTHDDLLRLTSVQDGPCISIYIPGMPEKTLQLEYEALVRRATYLLSFDPREELRENLLQTLYKFNPAEPLSSREQGLAIFVNKHWNGYFIANHEMPSKVVVAETFHLKPLLEDLQGDHTYHALVLSAEEALLLNCDGGTGTEVHTFLFHQGQHSNSIHWKHHDESETAQIPHLKSQLRGRGSQDTQFKKKSGAKLFLRWIEAKISKEQGYKTLPLFVFTNETFFTAYKEVCTHPAPVLCKIDPSKGMPRMEALIHQANLHIQNNMTKHKNLSTLEMEELNRQKKVIDDLIKISRAALNGKVKTLFLRNNSEIWGHLHRRSSQITFHEKQIDSKDDDILDDIACEVIRHGGEVIVLTDKDMPTQSPAAAILNA; encoded by the coding sequence ATGATTGAAAAGCTGACTCATGATGATCTCTTACGTCTCACCTCTGTCCAGGATGGGCCGTGCATTTCGATATACATTCCCGGCATGCCAGAAAAAACTCTTCAACTTGAATACGAAGCCCTCGTGCGCAGAGCGACTTATCTCCTTTCTTTTGATCCTCGCGAAGAGCTGCGCGAAAATCTCTTGCAAACGCTTTACAAATTTAATCCCGCGGAACCCCTGTCGTCCCGGGAACAAGGTCTTGCGATCTTTGTTAACAAACATTGGAACGGCTATTTCATTGCCAATCATGAAATGCCTTCCAAAGTCGTGGTGGCGGAAACTTTTCACCTCAAACCTCTGCTTGAAGATTTGCAGGGAGATCATACCTATCATGCGCTTGTTCTCTCTGCAGAAGAAGCTTTGCTCCTAAACTGCGACGGTGGGACCGGCACGGAAGTGCACACTTTCTTGTTTCACCAGGGACAGCACAGCAATAGCATTCACTGGAAACATCATGATGAGTCCGAGACCGCACAAATTCCCCATTTAAAATCCCAACTGCGCGGACGTGGTTCTCAAGATACACAGTTTAAGAAAAAATCCGGCGCAAAACTTTTCTTGCGCTGGATTGAAGCGAAGATCAGCAAGGAACAAGGCTATAAAACACTGCCTCTTTTTGTTTTTACCAATGAAACGTTTTTCACCGCCTACAAAGAAGTGTGCACGCATCCTGCTCCGGTTCTTTGTAAAATCGATCCAAGCAAAGGTATGCCTCGCATGGAGGCCTTAATTCATCAAGCGAATTTGCACATCCAAAACAATATGACTAAGCATAAAAATCTTTCGACTCTGGAAATGGAAGAATTGAACCGTCAGAAAAAAGTCATCGATGATCTGATCAAAATTTCACGGGCGGCGCTGAACGGCAAAGTAAAAACTTTATTCCTTCGCAACAACAGCGAGATCTGGGGACACTTGCATCGCCGTAGCAGTCAGATCACTTTTCACGAAAAACAGATAGACTCTAAAGACGATGATATCTTAGACGATATCGCGTGTGAGGTGATCCGTCACGGTGGCGAGGTCATCGTATTAACTGATAAGGATATGCCGACACAGTCCCCTGCAGCGGCGATTTTAAACGCTTAA
- a CDS encoding host attachment protein, producing the protein MKTWIVVACRTEAKVFEYANKQSSDVEFVTKLENPRGRLKAQEINADKPGVFSSVMSHGTRLVGPQSPTERVAQEFAKKISDFLEISRQQGAFDDLVLFADPHFLGRLRSAFTKKLRQCVSKEITKDLGAVTTEEIRIRLWPEPSASAPL; encoded by the coding sequence ATGAAAACCTGGATAGTTGTAGCATGCAGAACCGAGGCAAAAGTGTTTGAATACGCAAATAAACAGAGCAGTGACGTGGAATTCGTCACTAAACTGGAGAACCCACGAGGTCGTTTGAAGGCTCAGGAAATCAATGCGGATAAGCCCGGAGTTTTTTCAAGCGTTATGTCCCATGGAACTCGCCTTGTGGGACCTCAATCACCTACGGAACGAGTGGCACAGGAGTTCGCCAAAAAGATATCGGACTTTTTGGAGATTTCTCGACAGCAGGGTGCTTTTGATGACTTGGTCCTTTTTGCCGACCCTCATTTTTTAGGCCGGTTGAGAAGCGCATTTACTAAAAAACTCCGCCAATGCGTGTCTAAAGAGATCACTAAAGATCTTGGAGCCGTGACAACGGAAGAGATTAGAATCCGTTTATGGCCGGAACCCTCGGCTTCAGCTCCTCTGTAG
- a CDS encoding TolC family protein, whose protein sequence is MRTNLKLFLFVFSLLSLQSASAATLQEAFQSALQKNETVGLSKERLVQSQERVSQVRGGLYPQVALNATHMIQPRPSDPVAREFFPEKQTTINLSANQVLFRGLREFAGLRQQKDLVASQEELRNLTMVQLYQEVATAYLSVLTLERDLKNLDVQVKLYEDRVSELQTRARRGESNSNEVLTAQSTEAALKAEAQLNRGQLRMARENFAFVTGLSSEEVLNDPNLAGGKKLAPLADYLKRVEERYDVKAAREQFSAMEEEVSIAKGAHWPSLDLTGNYYFKRPEGFTEDLNWDLQFRFTLPIFEGGSTQSKVREAASKRMEADLNLSRIRRQATQEISSYYETFQTRQKQVEALEKSASLAEKNYQVMQRDYRRGLSRNIDVQQALTDFRTATRSLDQARFAVQLDLIHLQIASAEITAPAVKEE, encoded by the coding sequence ATGCGTACTAATTTAAAATTGTTTCTTTTTGTTTTTTCTCTTTTATCCTTACAATCCGCATCCGCTGCCACTTTACAAGAAGCCTTTCAGTCTGCTTTGCAAAAAAATGAGACTGTGGGCTTGAGTAAAGAACGCCTGGTTCAGTCTCAAGAAAGAGTGTCCCAGGTTCGTGGTGGACTTTATCCTCAGGTGGCGCTCAATGCGACGCACATGATTCAACCGCGGCCTTCGGATCCGGTGGCGCGGGAATTTTTTCCTGAGAAGCAGACGACGATCAATCTCTCGGCGAACCAAGTATTGTTCCGTGGCCTCCGAGAGTTTGCAGGTCTTCGCCAACAAAAAGACTTGGTGGCTTCTCAAGAAGAACTTCGCAACCTAACTATGGTGCAGCTCTACCAAGAAGTCGCAACGGCGTACTTAAGTGTTTTGACTTTGGAAAGAGATCTTAAAAATCTCGATGTTCAAGTGAAACTTTATGAAGACCGTGTCTCTGAATTGCAAACCCGTGCTCGTCGTGGAGAGTCGAACTCCAATGAGGTTTTAACGGCGCAATCCACAGAGGCGGCGTTGAAGGCCGAAGCTCAGCTCAATCGCGGTCAGCTCCGCATGGCCCGAGAAAATTTCGCTTTCGTGACGGGCTTGTCTTCCGAAGAAGTTTTAAATGACCCGAATTTGGCGGGAGGTAAAAAACTCGCCCCTTTAGCTGATTATTTGAAACGTGTGGAAGAACGTTACGATGTGAAAGCGGCTCGTGAACAGTTCAGCGCCATGGAAGAAGAAGTGTCCATTGCCAAGGGAGCGCATTGGCCTTCTTTGGATTTGACGGGCAATTATTATTTTAAACGTCCCGAAGGTTTCACAGAAGATTTGAATTGGGATTTGCAGTTCCGTTTCACTCTGCCGATTTTTGAAGGCGGCTCCACGCAAAGTAAAGTGCGTGAAGCGGCGTCGAAAAGAATGGAAGCGGATTTAAACTTAAGCCGCATCCGTCGCCAGGCTACTCAGGAAATTTCTTCTTATTACGAAACTTTCCAAACAAGACAAAAACAAGTGGAAGCTTTGGAAAAATCCGCAAGCCTTGCGGAGAAGAACTATCAAGTGATGCAAAGAGATTACCGTCGCGGTCTTTCGCGCAATATCGACGTGCAACAGGCTTTGACGGATTTCCGTACGGCCACACGCAGCTTGGATCAAGCCCGCTTTGCCGTTCAACTTGATTTGATTCACTTGCAAATTGCTTCAGCAGAAATCACAGCACCGGCTGTGAAGGAAGAATAG
- a CDS encoding efflux RND transporter permease subunit, translating into MTLSDLSIRRPVFAWMLMFGLIVFGAISFMRMGVSELPDVDFPVIALSVRYEGAAPEVMEADVIDPIEDALISIQGVKNITSIARNSSADVTIEFDLERNIDVAFQDVQAKMSQIQAALPRNMDPPTVMKINPEDFPIMWLSLSSSTMPMEEMMIFVKDHIRDRLTTVPGVGNLWMPGYLEPNLRVWVRNKDLNKYALSVTDVINTLRSEHAEPPAGRSEYNKTEYSLRTLGEAKKLEQFDNILVNTRGGGPNYNPISLGKVADFKEGMVDVVQFARANGKSAVGLGVVKQRGSNAVSVAHAVKERIAEIQKTLPEGTQIVVNYDGTKFVEESVHELVLTLVLAALLTSLVCWLFLGSWSSTFNVLLAIPTSVLGSFIILYFAGFTLNIFTLMGLSLAIGIVVDDAIMVLENIIRHLEMGKKRREAALVGAREITFAAMAASVSLVAIFLPIAFMEGLIGRFLFQFGVTMSAAVMISLLEALTLTPMRASQFVESGHRKTRLGRGFEAGFDKLRDVYTKSLNVALRNRWKVIIASLVFFILSFSSVAFLKGEFQPAQDQSSLMIQISNPPKSAISFTDEKVKIIEDFLHKRSEVNASFVAAGGFTGGEANNAIIFVDLKPKGKRGKDAVKKKELSQQEFIEVVREYLNKTIPDSKPQVQDPSTQGFGGGGGKGFPVEFSIQGPNWNELGKYSEQIVEEVKKQNIMTDVNSDYQGGAPEVQIVPNRQKASDRGVSVIAVGEVVNAMMGSVVVGSYEKGGHRYDIRVKMQENGRSPQDRIKELKVRNNRGELVPINDVVDIKESAVASSISRKNRQRNIVIFGNIGKGLSQQQAVDKAQEVAKKILPEGYQVQLSGSAEEFQKSFISLIFALVLGFVVAYMVLASQFNSFIDPITVFMALPFSFSGAFLALLIGGQSLNIFSMIGLILLMGIVKKNSILLVDFTNQRRDQEHVHVNQALIEACPTRLRPILMTSFATIAGAVPAAMSFGPGAEARQPMAIAVIGGVLVSTFLTLYVVPCVYSLFAFFDRRERKFEEAAVEQ; encoded by the coding sequence ATGACTTTATCCGATTTATCCATCCGTAGACCCGTCTTTGCATGGATGCTCATGTTTGGTTTGATCGTCTTTGGTGCGATCAGCTTTATGCGTATGGGGGTGAGCGAACTTCCCGACGTGGATTTCCCAGTGATCGCTTTGTCAGTTCGTTACGAAGGGGCCGCTCCGGAGGTGATGGAAGCTGACGTGATCGATCCGATTGAGGATGCTCTTATCAGTATTCAAGGCGTTAAAAATATCACTTCAATTGCGCGTAACAGTTCGGCTGACGTGACGATTGAATTTGATTTGGAACGCAATATCGATGTGGCCTTCCAAGACGTACAAGCCAAGATGTCGCAAATTCAAGCGGCCTTGCCTCGCAATATGGACCCTCCGACGGTGATGAAAATCAACCCGGAAGATTTCCCGATCATGTGGTTGTCTCTTTCCAGTTCAACAATGCCGATGGAAGAGATGATGATCTTTGTGAAAGATCATATCCGTGACCGTCTTACAACGGTACCTGGTGTTGGTAACTTATGGATGCCAGGTTACTTAGAACCTAACTTGCGCGTGTGGGTTCGTAATAAAGACTTAAATAAGTATGCTTTATCCGTGACGGACGTGATCAACACTTTACGTTCTGAGCATGCGGAACCTCCGGCGGGTCGTTCGGAATACAATAAAACAGAATACTCTTTGCGCACCTTGGGTGAAGCTAAGAAGCTTGAGCAGTTTGATAATATTCTTGTGAACACACGCGGCGGGGGACCAAACTACAATCCGATTTCTTTAGGAAAAGTGGCGGACTTTAAAGAGGGCATGGTTGATGTCGTGCAGTTTGCCCGTGCAAATGGAAAATCAGCGGTCGGTCTGGGTGTTGTTAAACAGCGTGGTTCAAACGCCGTTTCTGTTGCCCATGCAGTAAAAGAGCGTATCGCGGAAATTCAAAAGACATTGCCTGAAGGAACCCAGATTGTTGTGAACTATGATGGAACGAAGTTCGTGGAAGAATCTGTTCACGAACTTGTTTTGACATTGGTGTTGGCAGCTCTTTTGACATCACTAGTGTGCTGGTTGTTCTTAGGATCTTGGTCGTCGACCTTCAACGTTTTGCTTGCGATCCCGACTTCGGTTTTAGGAAGCTTCATCATTCTTTATTTTGCCGGCTTTACGCTGAATATCTTTACGTTGATGGGATTGAGTCTCGCCATCGGTATCGTCGTCGATGATGCCATCATGGTTTTAGAGAATATCATCCGTCACTTGGAGATGGGGAAAAAGCGTCGTGAAGCGGCTTTAGTCGGTGCTCGTGAGATCACGTTTGCTGCGATGGCAGCTTCGGTTTCACTGGTTGCGATCTTCTTGCCGATTGCTTTCATGGAAGGATTGATTGGTCGCTTCTTGTTCCAATTCGGCGTGACGATGAGTGCGGCGGTGATGATCTCATTGCTGGAAGCTTTGACGTTAACACCGATGCGTGCATCGCAATTCGTAGAATCGGGTCATCGTAAAACTCGCTTGGGCCGAGGATTTGAAGCGGGCTTCGATAAGTTGCGTGACGTTTACACAAAATCTTTGAATGTCGCTTTAAGAAATCGCTGGAAGGTCATTATTGCTTCTCTGGTGTTCTTTATCTTGAGCTTCTCGTCTGTCGCTTTCCTCAAAGGGGAGTTTCAACCGGCGCAAGATCAAAGCTCATTGATGATCCAAATCAGCAATCCCCCGAAGTCAGCTATTTCTTTTACTGATGAAAAAGTAAAAATCATCGAAGACTTCTTGCATAAGCGTTCAGAAGTGAATGCTTCGTTCGTGGCGGCCGGTGGTTTTACAGGTGGTGAAGCGAATAATGCGATTATCTTTGTCGACTTAAAACCTAAAGGAAAGCGCGGCAAAGATGCCGTGAAAAAGAAGGAATTAAGTCAGCAGGAATTTATCGAAGTCGTTCGCGAGTATTTAAATAAGACAATTCCTGATTCCAAACCTCAAGTGCAAGATCCATCCACACAAGGTTTCGGTGGCGGCGGAGGTAAGGGCTTCCCGGTGGAGTTCAGTATTCAGGGTCCGAATTGGAATGAGCTGGGAAAATATTCTGAACAGATCGTCGAAGAAGTTAAAAAACAAAACATCATGACGGATGTGAACTCCGACTACCAAGGCGGAGCACCGGAAGTGCAAATCGTTCCGAACCGTCAAAAAGCTTCCGACCGTGGCGTGAGTGTGATCGCTGTCGGTGAAGTTGTGAATGCCATGATGGGAAGCGTGGTCGTTGGCAGCTATGAAAAGGGCGGACACCGTTACGACATTCGTGTGAAGATGCAGGAAAACGGAAGATCTCCGCAAGATCGCATTAAAGAACTTAAAGTTCGTAACAACCGTGGCGAACTTGTTCCGATTAACGATGTTGTCGATATCAAGGAATCTGCGGTGGCGTCGAGTATTTCTCGTAAAAACCGTCAGCGCAATATCGTGATTTTCGGAAATATCGGAAAAGGTCTCAGCCAACAACAAGCCGTTGATAAAGCCCAAGAAGTGGCCAAAAAGATTTTGCCAGAAGGTTATCAAGTTCAGTTAAGTGGATCGGCAGAAGAATTCCAAAAGAGCTTCATAAGCTTGATCTTTGCTCTGGTATTGGGATTTGTCGTCGCGTACATGGTCTTGGCATCGCAGTTTAATAGCTTTATTGATCCGATCACAGTCTTTATGGCGCTGCCCTTTAGTTTCTCGGGAGCATTCTTGGCTCTCTTGATTGGTGGGCAGTCGTTAAATATCTTCAGTATGATCGGGTTGATTTTGTTGATGGGTATCGTGAAAAAGAACTCGATCTTGCTTGTGGATTTCACAAACCAAAGACGCGATCAAGAACACGTTCACGTGAACCAAGCATTGATTGAAGCTTGTCCGACACGTCTAAGACCGATCTTGATGACGTCTTTCGCGACGATCGCGGGTGCCGTACCTGCAGCAATGAGTTTCGGCCCTGGAGCCGAAGCTCGTCAGCCAATGGCCATTGCCGTGATCGGTGGGGTGTTGGTATCGACATTCCTTACGTTGTACGTCGTGCCTTGCGTGTACAGTCTTTTTGCTTTCTTCGATCGTAGAGAAAGAAAGTTTGAAGAAGCCGCTGTTGAGCAATAA